In the genome of Candidatus Paceibacterota bacterium, one region contains:
- a CDS encoding CHAP domain-containing protein, which yields MRLKLKYILIILPILIGASLIFKVNLSQASCSSQEISQLMKEYEKCGADVNCLINLLNRLEACETETQEKEQEAAAKAAKFQNRVDNLASSISEKNASIYSLNSEIANLEYEINKLFSEIKTIEKRMAKNKAVVKTAVKNFYEYDKENIITIILAQKSISGFFDEVFYVGSIQERISNIVAQLKKDKKTLNKKKKELANRKEVLEINRNSLVSQRNTLAKQQAKQNELLSSAQANEAGYESTLEKIKEGKSVIDDKMRSLARQSIDLIIGGGGGYPYAGQCGYDDPWKFPACQCTSYAAWKWFSWGDKFGEKSMKDYLGQRNAKNWPWIASNLGYKTGHIAQRGAIASWNFGEYGHVAIVENVYSNGSIRISEYNYAATETYSIRTIPKSWYNTPSDPYKYATFIYPRYD from the coding sequence ATGAGATTAAAGCTAAAATATATTCTCATTATCCTGCCAATTCTAATTGGAGCGTCTTTAATTTTTAAAGTTAATCTTTCCCAAGCCAGTTGCAGCTCACAAGAAATATCCCAATTAATGAAAGAATATGAAAAATGTGGAGCAGATGTAAATTGTTTAATAAATCTTTTAAACAGACTGGAAGCTTGTGAAACAGAAACGCAGGAAAAAGAACAAGAAGCAGCAGCAAAAGCAGCAAAATTTCAAAATAGAGTTGATAACCTTGCAAGTTCAATTAGCGAAAAAAATGCCAGTATTTATTCTCTTAATTCAGAGATTGCAAATCTTGAATATGAGATAAATAAACTTTTTTCAGAAATAAAAACAATTGAGAAAAGAATGGCAAAAAATAAAGCTGTTGTAAAAACAGCTGTAAAGAATTTTTATGAATACGATAAAGAAAATATAATAACTATAATTTTAGCGCAAAAGAGTATCTCTGGATTTTTTGATGAAGTTTTTTATGTAGGAAGCATACAAGAGAGGATTTCAAATATTGTAGCGCAACTTAAAAAAGACAAAAAAACACTTAATAAAAAGAAGAAAGAATTAGCAAATAGAAAAGAAGTTCTTGAAATAAACAGGAACAGTTTAGTTTCTCAAAGAAATACCCTTGCAAAGCAACAAGCAAAACAAAACGAACTTTTGAGTTCGGCTCAAGCCAATGAAGCAGGATATGAAAGCACGTTGGAAAAAATCAAAGAAGGGAAAAGCGTAATAGATGATAAAATGCGCAGCCTTGCTAGACAGTCTATTGACTTAATTATTGGTGGAGGAGGTGGTTATCCATACGCCGGACAATGCGGATATGACGATCCATGGAAGTTTCCTGCATGTCAATGTACTAGCTATGCAGCATGGAAGTGGTTTTCCTGGGGAGACAAATTTGGAGAAAAAAGTATGAAGGATTATTTAGGACAAAGAAACGCTAAAAATTGGCCATGGATTGCTAGTAATTTGGGTTACAAGACTGGACATATAGCTCAAAGAGGAGCAATTGCTTCTTGGAACTTTGGTGAATATGGTCATGTTGCGATTGTTGAAAATGTATATAGTAATGGCTCAATTCGTATATCTGAATATAATTATGCAGCAACAGAAACTTATTCTATCAGAACAATTCCTAAAAGTTGGTATAACACTCCTAGCGACCCATATAAATACGCTACATTTATTTACCCTCGTTATGATTAA
- a CDS encoding prepilin-type N-terminal cleavage/methylation domain-containing protein, with protein MFFQKYFLKSKRKKQSQRSFALLDKKDYLKGFTLLELLVVIAVIAILAGIIITAVSDSRERAKQVKGLQFSQNIRTTLSNELVAEWKFDEGSGISTKDTSGEENNGTLVNNPVWTDQGKVRGALTLDGGTDGTYDYVSFGNKNSLNVAGSNMTIEAWINPAVLGRTHSIASKWFPWIFLLSSYNRLYFYMRRADNTADISVTSTGSINSPNKWYHVVVVYTTSDNKAAFYINGEFAGSPVLSVEPMETDTAATVRVGGYGNTTNFFRGSIDEVRIYGSALTAKQIKHLYAESLPRHLTSK; from the coding sequence ATGTTTTTTCAAAAATATTTTCTAAAGTCAAAAAGAAAAAAACAATCTCAAAGATCTTTTGCCTTGCTAGATAAAAAAGATTATTTAAAAGGATTTACTCTCCTTGAGCTTCTCGTTGTAATCGCAGTAATTGCAATTTTAGCAGGTATAATAATAACTGCAGTATCTGATTCAAGAGAAAGAGCAAAACAAGTCAAAGGACTCCAATTTTCTCAAAACATCAGAACCACTCTCTCAAACGAACTTGTGGCAGAGTGGAAATTTGACGAAGGAAGTGGAATTAGCACAAAGGATACAAGTGGGGAAGAAAACAATGGAACGCTCGTTAATAATCCAGTATGGACTGATCAAGGAAAAGTAAGGGGAGCACTGACGCTTGATGGAGGAACCGATGGTACTTATGATTATGTTAGTTTTGGAAATAAAAATTCATTAAATGTTGCAGGTAGTAACATGACAATAGAAGCATGGATTAATCCTGCGGTTCTTGGCCGAACCCACAGTATTGCTTCGAAATGGTTTCCCTGGATTTTTCTTCTTAGCTCTTATAATAGATTATATTTTTATATGAGGAGAGCGGACAATACAGCTGATATTAGCGTAACTTCAACAGGAAGCATAAACTCTCCCAATAAATGGTACCATGTAGTTGTTGTTTACACTACATCAGATAATAAAGCCGCATTTTATATAAATGGTGAGTTTGCTGGTTCTCCTGTTCTTAGTGTTGAGCCAATGGAAACAGACACAGCAGCTACTGTAAGAGTAGGGGGTTATGGGAACACAACTAATTTCTTTAGAGGTAGTATTGACGAAGTTCGTATTTATGGCAGTGCCTTAACTGCAAAACAAATTAAACATCTTTACGCAGAAAGTTTACCAAGACACCTTACTTCAAAATAA
- a CDS encoding prepilin-type N-terminal cleavage/methylation domain-containing protein, with the protein MKQDNQKSFTLLELLVVIAIIAILAGVVIASVVDLRQRAKESKGMQFSQNIRTTLSNELVGEWTFDEEANPGKDSSEEGNNGTVNGATWTEDGKVRGALDFDGTDDYVDCGNKDSLNIKDQTLSAWIYVKDNKVASHSRIIDRGGANYNTIRLSNGKLYARFDNETTISHKRASTVINEDQWHYVVATYDDSIKTTKLFIDGNEPSYGIDITGSGTKTMYTSNQIIGGGSIYPLFGFIDEVRIYKRALTAKQIKHLYAESLLRHISSK; encoded by the coding sequence ATGAAACAAGATAACCAAAAATCTTTCACTCTCCTTGAGCTTCTTGTAGTAATTGCAATAATAGCAATCCTTGCAGGAGTTGTAATAGCTTCTGTAGTAGACTTACGCCAAAGAGCCAAAGAATCCAAAGGAATGCAGTTTTCCCAGAATATACGTACTACTCTCTCAAATGAACTTGTAGGAGAGTGGACGTTTGATGAAGAAGCTAATCCGGGGAAAGATTCAAGTGAAGAAGGGAATAATGGAACAGTGAATGGTGCTACCTGGACTGAAGATGGTAAAGTCAGAGGAGCTTTGGATTTTGATGGGACTGATGATTATGTAGATTGTGGTAATAAAGATTCTTTAAATATAAAAGACCAAACTCTTTCAGCCTGGATTTACGTTAAAGATAATAAGGTTGCATCTCATTCAAGGATAATTGACAGAGGAGGTGCTAATTATAATACTATTCGCCTTTCTAATGGAAAACTTTATGCAAGATTTGATAATGAAACAACAATATCTCACAAAAGAGCATCTACAGTTATAAATGAAGACCAATGGCATTATGTGGTAGCAACTTATGATGATTCAATAAAAACAACAAAACTTTTTATCGATGGGAATGAACCTTCTTATGGTATAGATATAACAGGATCGGGCACTAAAACGATGTATACAAGCAATCAAATAATTGGCGGTGGTTCTATTTATCCTTTATTTGGCTTCATCGACGAAGTTCGCATCTACAAAAGAGCGCTTACTGCAAAACAAATTAAACATCTTTACGCAGAAAGTTTACTAAGACATATTTCTTCAAAATAA
- a CDS encoding prepilin-type N-terminal cleavage/methylation domain-containing protein → MNKESQKSFTLLELLVVIAIIAILAGVVIASVVDLRQRAKESKGMQFSQNIRTTLSNDLVGEWNFDEGIGVVAKDTSDEGNEGRLFNLSTQCTNPPTSPCPTWTDGKIKGALQFYGNNGYVDCGDSNELDLSKEITIEAWIYPTPPTLTYYRAIVAKYSQSDNKRAYQLIVDEGYSKYLGQGTIQFWISSNGSTLRDHVEAPGELNKWQHVVGVYNGSKMTIYVNGELKDEKNTTISSIFVTDRPLRIGSDQVLSRFFLGKIDEVRIYGSALTAKQIKNLYAESLPRHLTSKNETR, encoded by the coding sequence ATGAATAAAGAATCCCAAAAATCGTTTACATTGTTAGAGCTTCTTGTAGTCATCGCAATAATAGCAATCCTAGCAGGAGTTGTAATAGCTTCTGTAGTGGATTTACGCCAAAGAGCCAAAGAATCCAAAGGAATGCAATTTTCACAGAACATTAGAACCACTCTCTCAAATGATCTTGTAGGAGAGTGGAATTTTGATGAAGGGATTGGAGTTGTAGCAAAAGATACAAGTGACGAAGGAAATGAGGGCAGATTATTTAATCTCTCTACCCAATGCACAAATCCTCCGACATCACCCTGTCCTACATGGACAGATGGAAAAATAAAAGGAGCACTTCAATTTTATGGTAATAATGGTTATGTTGATTGTGGGGATTCTAATGAACTAGATTTAAGCAAAGAAATAACAATCGAGGCGTGGATTTATCCAACCCCACCAACACTAACATATTATAGAGCAATAGTTGCAAAATATTCTCAATCAGATAATAAAAGAGCATATCAACTTATTGTGGACGAAGGCTATTCAAAATATTTAGGGCAAGGCACAATTCAGTTTTGGATAAGTTCTAACGGTTCTACATTAAGGGATCATGTTGAGGCACCAGGAGAATTAAATAAATGGCAACATGTGGTAGGAGTATATAATGGTTCAAAAATGACTATCTATGTAAATGGAGAATTAAAAGATGAAAAAAACACAACAATTAGCAGTATTTTTGTAACAGACAGACCCCTAAGAATTGGCTCTGATCAAGTTTTATCAAGATTCTTCTTAGGTAAAATTGACGAAGTTCGTATTTATGGCAGTGCCTTAACTGCAAAACAAATTAAAAATCTTTACGCAGAAAGTTTGCCAAGACACCTTACTTCAAAAAATGAAACAAGATAA
- a CDS encoding LamG domain-containing protein translates to MKQDNQKSFTLLELLVVIAIIAILAGIVMVAVSDSRERAKQAKGLQFSQNIRTTLSNELVGEWTFDSNTIKENPIGSGIFYAQDTSGNGNHGRIYGDPQNPRGITRECLEFNGNDYIQIPNTPSLTLSGSNESVFLWVKHNNSDYIFFQSNGWSRRLFKNYWAFYSPFTTFQLGNSHDNNWHLVGYTASGQTIKSYLDGDLLETKNITLSSSIGYWWLGRICSGSTCDNYYNGYIDEVRIYNRALTAKEVQQLYAKSLPRHLSSK, encoded by the coding sequence ATGAAACAAGATAACCAAAAATCATTTACATTGTTAGAGCTTCTTGTAGTCATCGCAATAATAGCAATCTTAGCAGGAATTGTAATGGTTGCGGTCTCTGATTCAAGAGAAAGGGCAAAACAAGCTAAGGGACTTCAATTTTCCCAGAATATACGTACTACTCTTTCCAATGAACTTGTAGGAGAGTGGACTTTTGACTCAAATACTATTAAAGAAAATCCTATTGGATCTGGGATTTTTTATGCCCAAGATACAAGTGGTAATGGAAATCATGGAAGAATTTATGGTGATCCACAAAACCCTAGAGGCATTACAAGAGAATGTTTAGAATTTAACGGAAATGACTATATTCAAATTCCAAACACTCCAAGTCTTACTCTTTCAGGATCAAACGAATCAGTTTTTCTTTGGGTAAAACATAATAATAGTGATTATATTTTTTTTCAATCAAACGGTTGGTCAAGAAGACTTTTTAAAAACTATTGGGCTTTTTATAGTCCATTTACAACTTTTCAGTTAGGAAACTCCCATGATAATAATTGGCATTTGGTAGGTTATACAGCTTCGGGGCAAACAATAAAATCATATTTAGATGGTGACCTTCTTGAGACAAAAAACATTACTTTATCTTCTTCGATTGGTTATTGGTGGCTTGGAAGAATTTGTTCAGGTAGTACTTGTGATAATTATTATAATGGTTATATTGACGAAGTTCGTATTTATAATCGTGCTTTAACCGCAAAAGAAGTCCAACAACTTTACGCAAAAAGTCTACCAAGACATCTTTCTTCAAAATAA
- a CDS encoding prepilin-type N-terminal cleavage/methylation domain-containing protein, translating to MNNNQKSFTLLELLVVIAIIAILAGVVIASVVDLRQRARESKGMQFSQNIKSTSSVDLTSEWKFNEGSGTTVKDSSGNDITGTITNATWVDGKLDEALNFSADESKLIIPANPIFNPSSEITIEAWIKSNSTTRQQIITEAYGYCCHSDKHFFIQSNRLYYYARAIGTGGHAYSSQDPNLSSNKWNHVVIAAKTNERPKFYVNGELRDDPTSTQTYSPVGMHSGLYLTIGSSYNGTGNQVYEFQGNIDELRTYKSSFTAKEVQKLYTEGEGRHVATNGK from the coding sequence ATGAATAATAATCAAAAATCATTTACATTGTTAGAGTTACTTGTAGTAATCGCAATAATAGCAATTCTTGCAGGAGTTGTAATAGCTTCTGTAGTAGATTTACGCCAAAGAGCAAGAGAATCCAAAGGAATGCAGTTTTCTCAGAATATTAAATCCACTTCATCAGTAGACCTTACTTCTGAATGGAAATTCAATGAAGGCTCTGGAACCACAGTAAAAGATTCAAGTGGAAACGATATCACAGGAACAATTACAAATGCAACTTGGGTAGATGGTAAATTAGATGAAGCATTAAATTTTAGCGCAGACGAAAGTAAATTAATTATTCCGGCAAATCCAATTTTTAATCCTTCTTCAGAAATTACCATTGAAGCTTGGATAAAATCAAACAGCACAACGAGACAACAAATCATAACAGAAGCTTATGGTTATTGTTGCCACTCGGATAAACATTTTTTTATTCAAAGTAATCGATTATATTATTACGCCAGAGCTATTGGTACAGGAGGACATGCATATTCTTCTCAAGATCCAAATCTTTCAAGTAACAAATGGAACCATGTTGTTATTGCTGCAAAAACTAACGAAAGACCAAAATTTTATGTTAATGGCGAACTAAGAGATGACCCTACCTCTACCCAAACATATAGCCCTGTAGGAATGCATTCTGGACTTTATTTAACAATAGGGTCTTCTTACAATGGTACGGGAAACCAAGTCTACGAGTTTCAGGGAAACATTGACGAATTAAGAACATATAAATCCAGCTTTACCGCAAAAGAAGTCCAGAAACTTTACACAGAAGGGGAGGGTAGGCACGTTGCAACTAATGGCAAATAA
- a CDS encoding tyrosine-type recombinase/integrase has protein sequence MPIQDKPIEKHFSDFLEYLAVEKGLSQKTQENYHKFLKKFLVFLRKGKKENIKPKDVTEDLIWQYKLFLNNSPLRPSTQNYYLIAVRSLLAYFSDRNIRSLAPDKVKLPRDKSDKTVRFLSLEQVKKLLEAPKLASKAGLRDRAILETLFSTGLRVAELVALNREQFKIKDNTKDLEIGIIGKGGKARTVYFSERAIEWLGKYLETRSDKEKALFINYRSKTEERRLSSRAVENIVKKYALLAGLPMNTTPHVMRHSFATDLLTKGVDLRVVQEFLGHRNIATTQIYTHVTNVRLRKIHRKFHSGANGVDGED, from the coding sequence ATGCCAATCCAGGACAAACCAATAGAAAAGCACTTCTCCGACTTTTTAGAGTATTTAGCGGTGGAAAAGGGTTTATCACAAAAGACACAAGAAAACTATCATAAGTTTCTAAAGAAGTTCTTAGTGTTTCTACGTAAAGGAAAGAAAGAAAATATAAAACCTAAGGATGTTACAGAGGATCTTATATGGCAATATAAGCTCTTCTTGAATAACTCTCCCCTACGCCCATCTACCCAGAACTATTATTTAATAGCTGTAAGGTCATTATTGGCTTATTTTAGCGATAGAAATATAAGATCTTTGGCTCCAGACAAAGTAAAACTACCCCGTGATAAAAGCGATAAAACAGTGCGATTTTTGAGCTTAGAGCAGGTAAAAAAGCTCCTGGAAGCCCCAAAATTGGCTTCTAAGGCAGGTTTACGGGATAGAGCGATATTAGAGACTCTATTTTCAACAGGACTTCGTGTAGCTGAATTAGTTGCTTTAAATCGGGAGCAGTTTAAGATAAAAGATAACACAAAAGACCTTGAAATTGGTATAATTGGAAAAGGCGGTAAAGCAAGAACTGTTTATTTTTCAGAAAGAGCCATAGAGTGGCTTGGCAAGTATTTAGAAACAAGAAGCGATAAAGAAAAAGCTCTTTTTATAAATTATCGTTCAAAAACAGAAGAAAGAAGATTATCCTCAAGGGCGGTTGAAAATATAGTTAAAAAGTATGCGCTCTTGGCGGGATTACCGATGAATACAACTCCTCATGTTATGCGACATTCTTTTGCAACAGATCTTTTAACAAAAGGAGTTGATTTAAGAGTAGTTCAGGAATTTTTGGGCCACAGAAATATTGCGACAACCCAAATTTACACCCACGTTACAAATGTAAGATTGCGTAAAATTCACAGAAAATTTCACAGTGGTGCAAATGGGGTTGACGGGGAAGATTGA